In a genomic window of Pelotomaculum thermopropionicum SI:
- the Acs gene encoding acyl-coenzyme A synthetases/AMP-(fatty) acid ligases has translation MKAEKTGSVESLLTEKRIFSPSSEFAEKALLKSRQQYEEMWRRSIEKPDEFWAEMAEKHIDWFKKWDAVEEYSFKDDVFVRYFRGAKLNASYNCLDRHLNNWRRNKAALIWQGEPAEESRTYTYLQLHREVCKFASVLKSLGVKKGDRVTVYMPMIPELVITLLACARIGAIHSVVFGGFSSEALRDRIIDSQAETLVTANFGLRAGKTLNCKENADEALSNCPAVKNCIVVRRIDRDCNMMPGRDYWWHELMSAATPACEPEQMDAEDPLFILYTSGSTGKPKGVMHTTGGYMVYATTTFKYIFDYRDEDVFWCTADIGWVTGHSYIVYGPLSAGATSLMFEGVPNYPQPDRFWEVVEKYRVNIFYTAPTAIRAMMRDGDRWPLGRDLSSLRLLGTVGEPINPEAWMWYYKVVGKERCPVVDTWWQTETGGILISPLPGCIPTKPGSATVPFFGVNPKIIRQDGSEAAPNEGGYLVIDKPWPGIMRGVYGDPNRFKNTYFVQYPGYYFTGDGARRDEDGYFWLMGRVDDVINVSGHRLGTAEVESSLVAHPKVAEAAVVGFPHEIKGEGIYAYVTVKEGVEATEELKKELIAHVRKEIGPIASPDKIQFSSALPKTRSGKIIRRILRKIAAGEIGELGDTTTLADPAVVESLVAGRLEAV, from the coding sequence ATGAAGGCTGAAAAAACCGGCAGCGTAGAATCATTACTTACAGAAAAAAGAATTTTCAGCCCGTCAAGCGAGTTTGCTGAGAAGGCCCTGCTTAAGAGCCGGCAGCAATATGAAGAAATGTGGCGAAGGTCAATCGAAAAGCCGGACGAGTTCTGGGCGGAAATGGCTGAAAAGCATATTGACTGGTTTAAAAAATGGGACGCCGTTGAAGAGTACAGCTTTAAAGATGACGTTTTCGTGCGCTATTTCCGGGGCGCAAAGCTCAACGCTTCATATAACTGTCTAGACCGCCATTTAAACAACTGGCGCAGGAATAAAGCGGCGCTAATCTGGCAGGGCGAACCGGCGGAGGAAAGCAGGACCTATACCTACCTTCAGTTGCACCGGGAGGTCTGCAAATTTGCCAGCGTTCTGAAAAGCCTCGGGGTAAAGAAAGGGGACCGGGTAACCGTATACATGCCGATGATTCCCGAACTGGTAATCACCCTGCTGGCCTGCGCCCGGATCGGGGCCATCCACAGCGTGGTGTTCGGGGGATTCAGCTCCGAAGCGCTGCGTGACAGAATTATCGACTCCCAGGCCGAAACGCTGGTTACCGCCAACTTCGGACTCAGGGCCGGCAAAACGCTGAACTGCAAGGAAAACGCCGACGAGGCCCTCTCCAATTGCCCCGCCGTAAAGAACTGCATAGTGGTCAGAAGGATTGACAGGGACTGCAATATGATGCCAGGGCGCGACTACTGGTGGCATGAGCTGATGAGCGCGGCAACGCCCGCCTGCGAACCGGAGCAAATGGACGCAGAAGACCCCCTCTTCATCCTCTATACCAGCGGCAGCACCGGAAAGCCAAAAGGCGTCATGCATACTACAGGGGGCTACATGGTTTACGCCACAACAACATTCAAGTATATTTTCGATTATCGTGACGAAGATGTTTTCTGGTGCACGGCAGACATCGGATGGGTTACAGGTCACAGTTACATCGTTTACGGACCGCTGTCCGCAGGAGCAACCTCCTTAATGTTCGAAGGCGTACCTAACTATCCTCAGCCGGACAGGTTCTGGGAAGTCGTGGAAAAGTACCGCGTCAATATATTCTACACCGCCCCCACCGCCATCCGGGCCATGATGAGGGACGGCGACAGATGGCCGCTCGGCAGGGACCTCAGCAGCCTCCGGCTGCTTGGCACGGTGGGCGAGCCAATTAATCCCGAGGCCTGGATGTGGTATTACAAGGTGGTGGGTAAAGAAAGGTGCCCGGTTGTCGATACCTGGTGGCAGACAGAAACAGGAGGCATCTTAATTTCCCCGCTGCCGGGCTGCATTCCCACCAAACCCGGCTCTGCCACCGTACCGTTCTTCGGGGTAAACCCGAAGATCATCCGGCAGGACGGGAGCGAGGCCGCTCCAAACGAAGGCGGCTACCTGGTTATCGACAAACCCTGGCCCGGCATCATGCGCGGCGTTTACGGCGACCCCAACAGGTTTAAAAACACCTATTTTGTCCAGTACCCGGGTTATTACTTTACCGGTGACGGGGCGCGCCGGGACGAAGACGGCTATTTCTGGCTGATGGGCCGGGTGGACGATGTTATTAACGTATCCGGGCACAGGCTGGGTACGGCCGAAGTGGAAAGCTCACTGGTGGCGCACCCGAAAGTTGCTGAAGCGGCGGTGGTAGGTTTTCCGCACGAGATTAAAGGGGAAGGCATTTACGCCTACGTCACGGTTAAGGAAGGCGTGGAAGCAACGGAGGAACTGAAAAAAGAACTTATTGCCCATGTCCGCAAGGAAATCGGCCCCATCGCCTCTCCGGACAAAATACAGTTTTCCAGTGCCCTGCCCAAAACCAGAAGCGGAAAAATTATTAGAAGAATACTGAGGAAAATTGCAGCCGGAGAAATCGGTGAGCTTGGCGACACCACCACGCTGGCCGATCCCGCAGTGGTGGAAAGCCTGGTGGCCGGCAGGCTGGAGGCGGTTTAA